The Desulfomicrobium orale DSM 12838 genome includes a window with the following:
- a CDS encoding biotin--[acetyl-CoA-carboxylase] ligase → MPLFWVPAISGVTEEFSPECPGASVLLGAEGGLGDALSTHNLHLCGPCSSVLDVAMHLAQSGRLMVWDSVLASSQWAGRGQLRRSWISEPGNLFTAWRLPVPPPAWGGLLSVLAGWVLCTALREGGVEAQVKWPNDILVAGRKVGGILLEEREDILLAGVGLNLVSHPEERDLRKDRACPAGALTDLWPGEPLFRRWLRLVNSAQLRYRAALSESTPAEFSRSIEPMLAYLGTAVHVGDHRSLVRGLYMGLCPDGGIVLRTDEGERVLHSGSLGPEE, encoded by the coding sequence ATGCCGTTATTCTGGGTTCCCGCCATTTCCGGTGTGACGGAAGAGTTTTCGCCGGAATGCCCCGGAGCGTCCGTTCTGCTGGGTGCGGAGGGCGGTCTTGGTGATGCTCTCTCCACGCATAATCTCCACCTGTGCGGCCCATGTTCGTCGGTGCTGGACGTGGCCATGCATCTGGCCCAAAGCGGACGCCTTATGGTCTGGGATTCCGTACTGGCGTCCTCGCAATGGGCCGGACGCGGGCAGTTGCGGCGGTCCTGGATTTCCGAGCCGGGCAACCTTTTCACGGCCTGGCGTCTGCCCGTACCGCCTCCGGCATGGGGAGGGCTTTTGTCCGTGCTCGCGGGCTGGGTTTTGTGCACGGCCCTGCGGGAAGGGGGAGTGGAGGCGCAGGTCAAATGGCCCAACGATATTCTGGTGGCGGGCCGCAAGGTGGGCGGCATCCTTCTGGAAGAGCGGGAAGACATTCTGCTGGCCGGGGTGGGGCTGAATCTGGTTTCGCATCCGGAAGAGCGGGACCTGCGGAAAGACCGGGCCTGCCCGGCCGGGGCACTGACGGATCTCTGGCCCGGAGAACCGCTTTTCCGGCGTTGGTTGCGGCTTGTGAACTCCGCTCAACTTCGTTACCGTGCCGCACTTTCAGAATCGACTCCCGCGGAATTTTCCCGCTCGATCGAGCCCATGCTGGCTTACCTCGGCACGGCGGTCCATGTCGGGGACCACCGGTCGCTGGTGCGCGGGCTGTACATGGGGCTGTGTCCGGACGGAGGAATTGTCCTGCGCACGGACGAGGGCGAGCGGGTGCTGCACTCCGGCTCCCTCGGACCGGAGGAGTGA